A genomic region of Brevibacillus sp. JNUCC-41 contains the following coding sequences:
- the qcrB gene encoding menaquinol-cytochrome c reductase cytochrome b subunit, with protein sequence MLTKLYDWVDERLDITPLWRDIADHEVPEHVNPAHHFSAFVYCFGGLTFFITVIQILSGMFLTMYYVPDIKNAWESVYYLQNEVAFGQIVRGMHHWGASLVIVMMFLHTLRVFFQGAYKKPRELNWMVGVLIFFIMLALGLTGYLLPWDMKALFATKVTLTIVESVPLMGPALKTLIAGDPTIVGAQTLTRFFAIHVFFLPAALFALLAAHFLMIRKQGISGPL encoded by the coding sequence TTGCTAACAAAGTTATATGACTGGGTGGACGAGCGTTTAGATATTACGCCATTATGGCGGGATATTGCTGACCATGAGGTTCCAGAACATGTTAACCCCGCACATCATTTTTCTGCATTCGTATATTGTTTTGGTGGGTTAACTTTCTTTATTACGGTCATCCAAATCTTGTCAGGCATGTTCTTGACGATGTACTATGTCCCGGACATTAAAAACGCTTGGGAATCTGTTTATTATTTGCAAAATGAAGTTGCCTTCGGTCAAATTGTCCGTGGTATGCATCACTGGGGAGCAAGTCTAGTTATCGTTATGATGTTTTTACATACTCTTCGTGTCTTCTTCCAGGGAGCTTACAAAAAACCGCGTGAATTGAACTGGATGGTCGGCGTGTTGATTTTCTTCATCATGCTGGCATTAGGCTTGACTGGTTATTTATTGCCTTGGGATATGAAAGCGCTATTCGCAACGAAAGTTACTTTGACAATTGTCGAATCGGTACCTTTGATGGGGCCGGCACTCAAGACATTGATAGCAGGAGATCCAACCATCGTTGGAGCACAGACATTGACACGATTCTTTGCAATCCATGTATTCTTCCTGCCAGCAGCATTATTTGCTTTACTAGCGGCTCATTTCCTGATGATCCGAAAACAAGGTATTTCAGGCCCGCTATAA